A window of the Teredinibacter franksiae genome harbors these coding sequences:
- a CDS encoding VacB/RNase II family 3'-5' exoribonuclease: MLDNTTLSQLSQLKTNIQASKEYAEGTVAGTNGRFGFVRLEDGRDAFLSPEKMQRVIPGDRVKVSLKQNSKNQLEGDLETVLEQSLTRFLGQYRVTKKGHFVVPLGDAPGMKSSPINRWIFLPPKGRSRCKDGDMVVAKLLEHPFKDGKASAKILERIGSESDAYIERKYTIAKYDLQPRLNENAQNQTTAIEKAITSKSFGEGRTDLTNLTFVTIDAASTRDMDDALYLEKKVIEGVEQYHLKVAIADPAFFITQKSSLAQSAQKNGQSLYMLGGGVPMLPDSLANDCFSLKAEEERPALVCSQVFDAEGKLLEYHFEKAVIRSHFKLSYIDVTALLEGDSDNEINQLPADTQQMLNNLGEFTERRTRIRKKDFLVGEDQLEYDIQLSNTGKIDKLSPRTRTRAHKIVEEAMLATNLCAGEFLQKHNTGLFTSHSGFREDRLGEVKALLKEESVEHPENLLEADSYIALIKSLMASDKAHLVSPLRRMMPSSELSLAATPHLGMGMPVYATVTSPIRRYADLYNHWAISQLLTDSAFTPITTENLAAVKSALQQSRQADRELYQWLICQYAQKFVGTSGKAKVRIVTQQGFGARLIDSGVDGFVLFPKKQEKTFDAKRMTITTQGNTYALENDVEVKIESVDMEKRRIAFSVIGPEAD; encoded by the coding sequence GACAGAGTAAAAGTTAGCCTGAAGCAAAATAGCAAAAATCAACTGGAAGGCGACCTTGAAACAGTTTTAGAACAGTCGCTTACTCGCTTCCTAGGGCAGTATCGCGTAACCAAGAAGGGTCATTTCGTTGTTCCCTTGGGTGATGCACCGGGCATGAAATCATCCCCTATCAACCGCTGGATATTTCTGCCACCTAAAGGTCGTTCACGCTGTAAAGACGGTGATATGGTGGTAGCAAAACTGCTGGAACACCCATTTAAGGACGGCAAAGCCTCAGCCAAAATCTTGGAACGTATCGGTTCCGAGAGCGACGCCTATATTGAGCGAAAATACACTATTGCCAAATATGACCTGCAGCCCAGGCTCAACGAAAATGCGCAAAACCAAACAACAGCCATAGAAAAAGCCATTACCTCTAAAAGTTTTGGCGAAGGCCGTACTGATCTCACTAACCTTACGTTTGTCACTATCGACGCCGCCTCAACGCGCGATATGGACGATGCCCTGTATTTAGAGAAAAAAGTAATCGAGGGTGTCGAGCAATACCACCTCAAAGTCGCCATTGCCGACCCAGCCTTTTTTATTACGCAAAAATCTTCCCTAGCGCAAAGCGCACAAAAAAATGGCCAAAGCCTATATATGCTTGGCGGCGGTGTCCCCATGCTGCCCGACAGCTTGGCCAATGACTGCTTTTCTCTAAAGGCTGAAGAAGAGCGCCCGGCTTTAGTTTGCTCGCAGGTTTTTGATGCTGAGGGAAAACTGCTCGAATACCATTTTGAAAAAGCCGTAATCCGCTCGCACTTTAAGCTCAGCTATATCGATGTAACAGCGCTACTAGAAGGCGACAGCGACAACGAAATCAACCAGCTACCCGCTGATACCCAGCAAATGTTGAACAACCTGGGCGAGTTTACCGAACGCCGTACACGCATACGAAAAAAAGATTTTCTTGTAGGCGAAGACCAGCTCGAGTACGACATTCAACTGTCAAACACAGGAAAAATTGACAAACTTTCACCGCGCACACGCACCCGCGCACACAAAATTGTTGAAGAAGCCATGCTTGCAACCAATTTATGTGCCGGTGAGTTTTTGCAAAAACACAACACTGGCTTGTTTACCAGCCACAGTGGATTCCGCGAAGACAGGCTCGGTGAAGTAAAAGCCTTGTTAAAAGAAGAATCGGTTGAACATCCAGAAAATTTACTTGAAGCAGACAGCTATATTGCCCTCATTAAATCGTTAATGGCCTCCGACAAGGCCCACCTCGTATCGCCCTTGCGTCGAATGATGCCTTCTAGCGAACTAAGCTTGGCTGCAACGCCTCACCTAGGCATGGGCATGCCGGTATATGCCACCGTCACCTCCCCCATCCGTCGCTACGCAGACCTCTACAACCACTGGGCCATTAGTCAGCTGTTAACCGATAGCGCGTTTACACCCATAACCACAGAAAACCTGGCAGCGGTGAAGAGCGCACTGCAACAAAGCCGCCAGGCCGACCGCGAACTATACCAATGGCTGATTTGCCAGTACGCACAAAAATTTGTGGGCACAAGCGGTAAAGCCAAGGTACGCATTGTCACCCAACAAGGCTTTGGCGCGCGCTTAATCGATTCCGGTGTCGATGGCTTTGTGCTCTTCCCTAAAAAGCAGGAAAAAACGTTCGATGCTAAACGCATGACAATCACAACTCAAGGCAATACCTACGCACTGGAAAACGATGTAGAAGTGAAAATTGAGAGTGTGGACATGGAAAAACGCCGAATAGCTTTTAGCGTTATCGGCCCTGAGGCTGATTAA
- a CDS encoding CmpA/NrtA family ABC transporter substrate-binding protein, which yields MGLKIFSFHRLSNFSAAIITALLLIVTTLSSHAEELELEKDELTFGFIKLTDMAPLAIAYEQGFFEDEGLFVTLEAQANWKVLLDGVIDGKLDGAHMLAGQPLGATIGYGTKAHIVTAFSMDLNGNGITVSNDIWKQMKPNIPVKNGKPVHPISASALKPVVEKYKSEGKPFNMGMVFPVSTHNYELRYWLAAGGLEPGYYGPGSSGTVGQIAADTLLSVTPPPQMPATMEAGTIYGYCVGEPWNQQAVFKGIGVPVITDYEIWKNNPEKVFGVSDGWAKKYPNTHLAVVKALIRAAQWLDEKDNVNREEAVKILSKPNYVGADAEVIANSMTGTFEYEKGDVREVPDFNVFYRYYATYPFYSDAIWYLTQMRRWGQIGEDKPDTWYHDMAKKVYKPEIYMKAAKILVAEGKVKKEDFPFGTDGYKAPQKEFIDSIVFDGKKPNEYLAKFPIGLKSGEVVTATGVKKK from the coding sequence ATGGGACTAAAGATTTTTTCATTTCACAGACTTTCAAATTTTTCTGCGGCAATAATAACGGCGTTATTGCTGATAGTTACAACTTTAAGTTCACATGCCGAAGAGCTAGAACTTGAAAAAGATGAACTGACTTTCGGCTTTATAAAACTGACCGATATGGCTCCACTGGCCATTGCCTACGAACAGGGCTTTTTTGAAGACGAAGGACTATTTGTAACACTGGAAGCGCAAGCCAATTGGAAAGTATTACTGGACGGTGTTATCGACGGTAAGCTTGACGGTGCGCACATGCTTGCGGGCCAGCCTCTAGGAGCAACTATCGGTTACGGCACCAAAGCCCACATCGTTACCGCCTTCAGTATGGATTTAAACGGTAACGGCATCACCGTTTCCAACGACATTTGGAAACAAATGAAGCCTAATATTCCAGTCAAAAATGGCAAGCCCGTTCACCCCATCAGCGCAAGCGCGTTAAAGCCGGTTGTCGAAAAATACAAGTCTGAAGGTAAACCCTTCAACATGGGCATGGTATTCCCCGTTTCCACCCACAACTACGAGCTACGCTATTGGCTAGCTGCCGGCGGACTTGAGCCCGGTTACTACGGCCCAGGCTCTTCCGGCACTGTTGGCCAAATTGCTGCCGATACACTGCTGTCAGTAACACCACCACCACAAATGCCCGCCACCATGGAAGCCGGCACTATATACGGCTACTGCGTGGGCGAACCTTGGAACCAGCAGGCCGTATTTAAAGGTATTGGTGTACCGGTTATCACCGACTACGAAATCTGGAAAAACAACCCAGAAAAAGTGTTCGGCGTGTCTGATGGATGGGCGAAAAAATACCCCAACACTCATTTAGCCGTAGTAAAGGCCTTAATTCGTGCGGCGCAATGGTTGGACGAAAAAGACAATGTTAACCGCGAAGAAGCCGTAAAAATTCTATCCAAACCTAACTACGTGGGCGCCGACGCTGAAGTTATCGCCAACTCCATGACAGGCACCTTTGAGTACGAAAAAGGCGATGTGCGAGAAGTGCCAGATTTCAACGTATTCTACCGCTATTACGCCACTTACCCATTCTACTCAGACGCTATTTGGTACCTCACACAAATGCGTCGCTGGGGCCAAATTGGTGAGGACAAACCCGACACTTGGTACCACGACATGGCCAAAAAAGTGTACAAGCCCGAAATTTACATGAAGGCTGCGAAAATTCTGGTTGCAGAAGGTAAAGTCAAAAAAGAAGATTTTCCTTTCGGAACAGATGGCTACAAGGCACCGCAAAAAGAATTTATCGACAGCATTGTTTTTGATGGTAAAAAACCAAACGAGTACCTAGCTAAGTTCCCAATTGGATTAAAATCTGGTGAAGTCGTAACCGCAACTGGCGTAAAAAAGAAGTAG
- a CDS encoding ABC transporter permease, which translates to MNKIINILQVSGLTWFVPVARLIAGEDPKEQAKQLWIAMGIPIIAFAIFIALWGQMSSKVVTSLGTIPGPTQVFEQAQGLWQDHKYQREKQAEFYDRQEKRNTKYEAQGKLEKVKWRSYTGSPTYIDQIWTSIKTVFMGFLLATIVAVPLGIFCGLSNTFNTAMNPIIQLFKPVSPLAWLPIVTMIVSATYVTSDSSWFSKSFLNSAITVTLCSLWPTLINTALGVSSIDKDLMNVGKVLQLGWFTKITKLVLPSSLPLIFTGLRLSLGVGWMVLIAAEMLAQNPGLGKFVWDEFQNGSSNSLGRIMVAVLTIGIIGFLLDRIMFTLQNLFTFGDKR; encoded by the coding sequence ATGAACAAAATCATCAACATATTGCAGGTATCAGGCTTAACGTGGTTTGTACCGGTCGCACGTCTAATTGCAGGCGAGGATCCAAAAGAACAGGCAAAGCAACTTTGGATAGCAATGGGCATACCCATCATAGCTTTTGCTATTTTTATAGCTTTATGGGGGCAAATGTCGAGCAAGGTGGTAACCAGCTTAGGCACCATACCGGGCCCAACCCAAGTATTTGAGCAGGCACAAGGCCTCTGGCAAGACCACAAATACCAACGGGAAAAACAAGCCGAATTTTATGACCGCCAAGAGAAGCGCAATACAAAATACGAAGCGCAGGGAAAGCTGGAAAAAGTAAAATGGCGTAGTTACACCGGTTCTCCCACATATATCGACCAGATTTGGACGAGCATAAAAACTGTTTTTATGGGGTTTTTACTGGCAACTATTGTTGCGGTTCCGCTGGGCATATTCTGCGGATTAAGCAACACATTTAATACGGCCATGAACCCCATAATACAACTATTCAAACCAGTTTCACCGCTTGCATGGCTACCCATCGTCACCATGATTGTAAGCGCAACCTATGTCACATCAGACTCGTCTTGGTTCAGTAAATCATTTTTAAACTCAGCTATTACCGTAACCCTTTGCTCGCTGTGGCCAACACTCATCAATACCGCCCTTGGTGTTTCCTCCATCGACAAAGATTTGATGAATGTAGGAAAGGTATTACAGCTAGGCTGGTTCACAAAAATCACCAAACTGGTACTGCCCTCTTCGTTGCCGCTTATCTTTACCGGTCTACGGCTTTCCCTAGGCGTTGGTTGGATGGTATTAATAGCCGCAGAAATGCTGGCGCAAAACCCTGGCCTAGGAAAGTTTGTATGGGATGAGTTCCAGAACGGCAGCTCCAACTCGCTAGGACGTATCATGGTTGCCGTACTCACCATTGGCATTATCGGCTTTCTGTTAGACCGCATAATGTTCACCCTGCAAAATTTATTTACCTTCGGCGATAAACGCTAG
- a CDS encoding ABC transporter ATP-binding protein — translation MSFLQFKDVCKNYGSGKNITEVLANINLEIEDGEFVAIVGFSGSGKTTLISSIAGLIKPDSGEVVFKGKPVTGPSPKRGLVFQNYSLMPWLTVFGNIELAVNQVFKDWPKKKRVEHIRRYIDMVGLSHAVDRRPAELSGGMRQRVSVARALSMQPELLLLDEPLSALDALTRAKLQDEIEVISQKEKKTIVLITNDVDEAILLADRVIPLNPGPRASLGPEFKINIPRPRDRTQMNHNDEFKFLRKEITQYLMKVGMEAANTDDSLILPNIQPNTARLPSKESIKAAQVPASEKGRVAQFPNATAEIAAQHHTQHIEKYVEFSKVTKVYPTPKGPLTVVDKFDLNMKKGEFISLIGHSGCGKSTVLSMVAGLNDITGGGIILDDKEVTNAGPDRGVVFQAPSLFPWLTARENVMLGVERVYPHGSRKERKEIVEYYLSRVGLADSMNKKAAELSNGMKQRVGIARAFALSPKLLLLDEPFGMLDSLTRWELQEVLMEVWKRTQVTAVCVTHDVDEAILLADRVVMMTNGPNAKVGKVMEVNLPRPRTRKQLLEHPDYYRYREELLTFLEECDHAHEDDKPVSLSREEVADIESINLETVTGLPQTKETKEMATA, via the coding sequence ATGTCATTTTTACAGTTCAAAGACGTCTGCAAAAATTACGGCTCCGGTAAAAACATTACCGAAGTTTTGGCCAATATAAATTTGGAAATTGAAGACGGAGAGTTTGTCGCAATCGTAGGCTTTTCAGGAAGCGGTAAAACAACGTTGATCTCTTCTATTGCTGGGTTAATCAAACCCGATAGTGGTGAGGTTGTATTCAAAGGAAAGCCCGTAACCGGGCCTAGCCCAAAGCGCGGGCTTGTCTTTCAGAATTACTCACTTATGCCTTGGCTAACAGTGTTCGGTAATATCGAGCTGGCGGTAAACCAAGTTTTTAAAGACTGGCCAAAGAAAAAACGGGTAGAGCATATTCGCCGATATATCGACATGGTAGGGTTGTCGCACGCAGTAGATCGCCGTCCCGCAGAATTATCTGGTGGTATGCGGCAGCGTGTTTCGGTTGCTCGTGCACTCTCCATGCAACCCGAATTACTGCTGCTCGACGAACCACTCTCTGCTTTGGATGCGCTAACCCGCGCAAAACTTCAAGATGAAATTGAAGTTATCTCGCAAAAAGAAAAGAAAACCATCGTACTTATCACCAATGATGTAGATGAAGCCATTCTATTGGCTGACCGGGTTATACCCCTAAATCCTGGCCCACGCGCATCACTAGGCCCCGAATTTAAGATCAACATTCCCCGTCCACGCGACCGCACGCAAATGAACCATAACGACGAATTTAAATTTCTTCGTAAGGAGATTACCCAATACCTGATGAAAGTGGGTATGGAAGCCGCTAATACCGACGACTCACTAATATTACCCAATATTCAACCCAACACCGCGCGCTTACCATCCAAAGAATCGATAAAAGCAGCCCAAGTTCCCGCGAGTGAAAAAGGTCGCGTAGCGCAATTTCCAAACGCTACAGCAGAAATTGCAGCACAACACCATACCCAACACATAGAAAAATACGTGGAATTTTCCAAGGTAACAAAAGTTTACCCAACACCTAAAGGGCCATTAACCGTTGTAGATAAATTCGACCTCAACATGAAGAAGGGGGAATTCATCTCACTGATAGGACACTCCGGGTGCGGAAAATCAACAGTGCTCAGCATGGTTGCAGGCCTAAATGACATAACCGGCGGCGGTATTATTCTCGATGACAAAGAAGTCACCAACGCCGGACCAGATCGTGGTGTAGTCTTCCAGGCTCCTAGCTTATTCCCCTGGTTAACCGCCCGTGAAAACGTGATGCTGGGCGTAGAACGGGTATACCCCCATGGCAGCAGAAAAGAACGTAAAGAAATTGTTGAATACTATCTTTCGCGTGTTGGCCTTGCTGACTCCATGAATAAAAAGGCTGCCGAACTCTCCAATGGTATGAAACAACGCGTCGGTATCGCCCGAGCCTTTGCTCTTTCGCCAAAACTATTATTGCTCGACGAGCCTTTCGGCATGCTTGACTCTCTCACACGCTGGGAGTTACAGGAAGTGCTAATGGAAGTATGGAAACGCACGCAAGTAACCGCTGTATGTGTTACTCACGATGTGGACGAAGCCATTTTACTGGCAGACCGTGTAGTGATGATGACCAATGGACCCAACGCCAAAGTGGGTAAAGTTATGGAAGTCAATTTACCTAGGCCACGTACACGTAAGCAACTACTTGAGCATCCAGACTATTACCGCTATCGCGAAGAACTACTCACCTTCCTTGAAGAATGTGATCACGCCCACGAAGATGACAAACCCGTCTCCCTCAGCAGAGAAGAAGTCGCTGATATTGAATCAATTAACCTCGAAACCGTCACAGGGCTACCGCAGACAAAGGAAACGAAGGAAATGGCTACAGCATAA
- a CDS encoding MtrB/PioB family decaheme-associated outer membrane protein — MKIPALHHPFVNALLCGILVLLNVASQADTTEPTLPADLDVSRWACKYCAFEYGISGELEFGVGNLSGDAMRFGEYNGLYEEGPFSIANLRVNYLAENGRFYDLSMRNLTLDNQTANFTGGLQGRYEYFLDYSELMHTRGLGLSSIFTNNGSAQLQLPENWVPVGQSSDISTELSSVDLQTQRKRINMGALYIPAHKWETAIDFRRDIRDGNKRNAGAFFFNSVQMLEPVDYVTDELELSATYTDRNLQSRLTFYGSQFKNENESLTWSNAFGPIASGADQGQLALPPDNQFQQLRLTAGYHLGNSRINADIARGSMSQTSELLAPTLNQGLLVQLPQDAGELKVDTLTGSLRLNSTLNRKVQVKAFYRIDERDNKTQSQLFNWVTTDAYPGVTRRNLPYSFRNQSWGVESVLRPSRPAKISVGYDFSVRERSYQDVEKTEEDSGWGKVRVKVGSKMDLQFRLSNSRREASGFNPVADIEPAQNPLMRKYNMADRDRIKGYAGASFFIHERVALDIFVDSSRDHYKNSPVGLTEARDLTRNADLTVVLTDKLNFHFFGTREKIVSKQAGSESYSAADWFAHNEDIVKTVGGGVNYSLMGDRVKLGMDYMHSDSAGNIRVDTYVLSDPYPQLTTDYKTLNTFAEYAINENLFVKGSLAYESYVVDDWQMAGLAVDELVNVISLGYNAEDYDVVATMMSVHYRF, encoded by the coding sequence ATGAAAATACCAGCGTTACATCATCCATTCGTCAACGCATTGTTGTGCGGAATACTGGTGCTTTTGAACGTTGCTAGTCAGGCCGATACCACTGAACCTACGCTTCCCGCCGACCTAGATGTTTCACGTTGGGCCTGCAAATACTGTGCGTTCGAATACGGCATTAGTGGCGAGCTTGAGTTCGGGGTTGGGAACCTTTCTGGCGATGCCATGCGGTTTGGTGAATATAATGGTCTGTATGAAGAAGGCCCGTTCAGCATTGCCAACTTACGCGTGAATTACTTGGCTGAGAACGGCCGTTTTTACGATCTATCGATGCGCAACCTAACACTGGACAACCAGACGGCTAATTTTACTGGTGGGCTACAGGGGCGCTACGAATATTTTCTAGATTACAGCGAATTAATGCATACCCGTGGGTTGGGGTTGAGTTCAATTTTCACTAATAATGGCAGCGCACAATTACAGTTGCCCGAAAATTGGGTACCTGTTGGTCAAAGCAGTGACATAAGCACCGAGCTTTCTTCCGTAGATTTACAAACTCAGCGTAAGCGTATCAATATGGGCGCCTTGTATATACCTGCGCATAAATGGGAAACCGCTATTGATTTTCGTCGTGACATTCGTGACGGCAATAAGCGTAATGCAGGTGCTTTTTTCTTTAATAGCGTGCAAATGCTGGAGCCGGTTGACTATGTGACCGATGAGTTGGAGTTGTCTGCCACCTATACTGACCGCAACCTGCAGTCTCGTTTAACCTTTTATGGCTCCCAATTTAAAAATGAAAATGAGTCGTTAACCTGGTCGAATGCCTTCGGGCCAATTGCTAGTGGTGCTGATCAGGGGCAGTTGGCCCTACCGCCCGACAATCAGTTTCAGCAGCTGCGCTTGACGGCAGGTTATCACCTTGGAAACAGCCGAATTAATGCTGATATTGCCCGTGGTAGTATGAGTCAGACTTCGGAGTTGCTGGCACCCACGCTTAACCAAGGTTTACTCGTACAGCTACCGCAGGATGCCGGCGAACTAAAAGTGGATACCCTAACGGGTTCCCTGCGGCTAAATTCCACACTAAATCGTAAAGTGCAGGTGAAAGCTTTTTACCGCATTGATGAACGCGATAACAAAACCCAAAGCCAGTTGTTTAATTGGGTAACTACGGATGCATATCCCGGCGTAACTAGGCGGAATTTGCCCTATAGTTTTCGCAATCAGAGCTGGGGGGTGGAATCGGTTTTACGCCCAAGTCGGCCGGCAAAAATTAGTGTTGGCTATGATTTTTCTGTACGAGAACGAAGCTATCAAGACGTTGAAAAAACGGAAGAAGATTCTGGTTGGGGGAAAGTGAGGGTTAAAGTTGGCAGTAAAATGGACTTGCAGTTTCGGCTTTCCAATTCTCGTAGAGAGGCGTCCGGTTTTAATCCTGTCGCTGACATTGAACCAGCCCAAAATCCCTTGATGCGCAAATACAATATGGCGGATAGAGATCGAATAAAAGGTTATGCCGGAGCAAGTTTTTTTATTCATGAAAGGGTGGCGCTGGATATTTTTGTGGATTCGTCTCGCGATCACTACAAAAATTCACCTGTTGGTCTTACCGAGGCGAGAGATCTAACGCGCAATGCGGATTTAACCGTAGTGCTAACCGATAAGCTTAATTTTCATTTTTTTGGCACACGTGAAAAAATCGTATCCAAGCAAGCGGGAAGCGAAAGCTATTCTGCAGCCGATTGGTTTGCGCACAATGAAGATATTGTGAAAACTGTGGGTGGGGGTGTGAACTATAGTCTGATGGGCGACAGGGTAAAACTTGGGATGGATTATATGCACAGCGATTCAGCCGGCAATATTCGTGTGGACACCTATGTACTCAGCGATCCTTATCCGCAGCTCACCACGGACTATAAAACACTGAATACATTCGCAGAATACGCAATAAACGAAAATCTATTCGTTAAGGGCTCTCTTGCCTATGAAAGCTATGTGGTGGACGATTGGCAAATGGCTGGATTGGCGGTGGATGAGTTGGTGAATGTCATTAGTCTTGGTTACAATGCCGAAGACTATGACGTTGTAGCTACAATGATGTCTGTGCACTATCGTTTTTAG
- a CDS encoding DmsE family decaheme c-type cytochrome, with amino-acid sequence MHSNLHFFSLALKRAFLALLFIPLFTFAAAEIDEKRVVLPETVKQSISAVEYTRKGADTCIKCHDETAKFPVFDIFKTKHASLADSRTPFSNLQCEACHGPGVKAIQFMEQALKTGSHVGRVRPGEERPPIFNFGPKSNESVAAQNRMCLDCHEDDDHIAWQGSAHQMGEVACADCHTVHTAHDPSLDNARQAQVCFNCHQKERSEFLKPSSHPVRFGELGCSDCHASHGAETHAMLVKPTLNETCYSCHAEKRGPFLWEHAPASEDCSLCHTPHGSIHPDLLSKRTALLCRDCHSQQGHPSLAQTSIGNGGNASALLRAGACMNCHAQVHGSNHPSGPKMMR; translated from the coding sequence TTGCATTCGAATTTGCATTTCTTTTCTCTTGCCCTTAAGCGCGCTTTTTTGGCGTTGCTTTTTATTCCTCTTTTTACTTTTGCGGCGGCCGAAATAGACGAGAAGCGTGTCGTGTTGCCCGAAACTGTCAAGCAGTCTATCAGTGCTGTGGAATATACGCGCAAAGGTGCTGACACCTGCATTAAATGTCACGACGAAACAGCCAAATTTCCGGTTTTTGATATTTTTAAAACCAAGCATGCAAGCCTTGCCGATTCCCGAACGCCGTTTTCGAACTTGCAGTGTGAGGCTTGCCATGGCCCCGGCGTGAAAGCGATCCAGTTTATGGAGCAGGCGCTGAAAACCGGCAGCCATGTAGGCCGGGTTCGCCCAGGTGAAGAACGGCCTCCTATATTTAATTTTGGGCCGAAGTCGAATGAGTCGGTGGCTGCACAAAACCGTATGTGCTTGGACTGTCATGAAGACGACGATCATATCGCCTGGCAGGGCAGTGCTCACCAAATGGGCGAGGTCGCTTGTGCCGATTGCCATACGGTGCATACGGCTCACGACCCATCTCTGGATAACGCTCGGCAGGCGCAAGTGTGTTTTAACTGCCACCAGAAGGAGCGCAGCGAGTTTTTAAAACCGTCTAGTCACCCTGTACGCTTTGGTGAATTAGGTTGCAGTGATTGTCATGCAAGCCACGGTGCGGAGACGCATGCCATGTTGGTAAAACCCACGTTAAATGAAACCTGCTACAGCTGTCATGCGGAAAAGCGCGGACCGTTTTTGTGGGAGCATGCCCCTGCTTCGGAGGACTGCTCGTTATGTCACACGCCACACGGCTCTATACACCCGGATTTATTGTCCAAGCGTACGGCGCTGTTGTGCCGCGATTGCCATTCTCAGCAGGGCCACCCGAGCCTTGCACAAACGTCAATCGGTAATGGTGGCAATGCATCGGCGCTGTTACGTGCGGGTGCATGCATGAATTGTCATGCACAGGTTCACGGTTCTAACCACCCTTCTGGGCCGAAAATGATGCGGTAG